In Lysobacter sp. FW306-1B-D06B, the sequence CTGTGCGACCTTAAGATGTGGCGGAATCTTAGCAATCGCGATGCCCGCCCGGATCGACCCGACACTACCTGAAGGCCGGAGGGTTTCGCACCGGCGGCCTGACGCGGCCCTGTCTAGAATGTGCGCATGCGCAGATGGTTTTCCGGCTCCCCGTTGGTCCGCCAGGGCAGCAGCTACCTCGTGATAGGCCTGCTCCAGTTGCTGGTCGACTGGGCGATGTTCGTGTCGCTGAGCGCGATGGGCCTGGCCGTGGAGCCGGCAAACGTCCTGGGTCGGGTGAGCGGTGCCGTGCTGGGCTTCTGGCTCAACGGGCGCGTCACCTTCGCCGGAGAGGACACCAAGGTGGGGCGGCGACAGTTCGCGCGTTTCCTGACGATGTGGATCGCCACGACAGTGGTGAGCACGTGGTCTCTGGGCCATGTCGACGACACGGTGGGTCTGCAGTGGGCCTGGGTCGCCAAACCGGCCATTGAGCTCGTCCTGGCCTCGGTAGGCTTCGTGCTCTCGCGGCACTGGGTCTACCGGCGCTGAGGCAGCTTCGGCACCAAAGAAAAACGCCGGCATTGCCGGCGTTTTTCTTGTCCGCAGCCGGCCGTGCGGCCGGCGCGGGACTCAATGCTTCATGTTCTTGCGCAGACGCTCCAGCGCACTGAGCTGGGCGATGCTCATCGCCAACTGCGACTGGGCCTCTTCCATGCTCATCTTCGGATCCTTCTTCGACAGGATCCGCTCGGCCTCTTCCTTCGCGGCGCGGACGGCGGCTTCGTCGATGTCCTGCGCGCGCACCGCGGTGTCGGCCAGCACGGTGACGACGGTGGGCTGCACCTCGAGGATGCCGCCGGAGATCGCGAAGTCCAGCTGCTCGCCGCCCGGCAGGGTCACGACGACCTTGCCCGGCTTGAGGCGCGTGATCAGCGGCGCGTGCTTCGGCGCGATGCCGAGCTCGCCGATCTCACCGGTGGCGACGACCAGCTCGGCCTCGCCGTGGAAGATTTCCTGCTCGGCGCTGACGATGTCGCAACGAATCGTGGATGCCATAGAGAACGTGCCTTTCTGCTTTGTCCCCCTCTCCCGTTTGCGGGAGAGGGCTGGGGTGAGGGTGAAGGCAGAGCCCTCACCCTAACCCTCTCCCGCAAGCGGGAGAGGGGACAAGATCAACGGATCAACCCGTGATCTTCTTGGCCTTCTCGACCGCTTCCTCGATGCCGCCGACCATGTAGAACGCCTGCTCCGGCAGGTGGTCGTACTCGCCTTCGACGATGCCCTTGAAGCCGCGGATCGTGTCCTTCAGCGCGACGTACTTGCCCGGCGAACCGGTGAAGACTTCGGCCACGTGGAACGGCTGCGAGAAGAAGCGCTCGATCTTGCGGGCGCGCGACACGGCCTGCTTGTCTTCTTCCGACAGCTCGTCCATGCCGAGGATCGCGATGATGTCCTTCAGTTCCTTGTACTTCTGCAGCGTCGACTGGACCTTGCGCGCGACGTCGTAGTGCTCGTGGCCGATCACGTTCGGGTCGAGCTGGCGCGAGGTGGAGTCGAGCGGATCGACCGCCGGGTAGATGCCCAGCGAAGCGATGTTTCGCGACAGCACGACGGTGGCGTCGAGGTGGGCGAAGGTGGTCGCCGGCGACGGGTCGGTCAGGTCGTCCGCGGGCACGTACACGGCCTGGATCGAGGTGATCGAACCGGTCTTGGTCGAGGTGATGCGCTCCTGCAGAACGCCCATTTCCTCGGCCAGCGTCGGCTGGTAACCCACGGCCGACGGCATACGGCCCAGCAGCGCCGACACTTCGGTACCGGCCAGCGTGTAGCGGTAGATGTTGTCGACGAACAGCAGCACGTCACGGCCCTTGCCCGAGGCGTCCTTCTCGTCGCGGAAGTACTCGGCCATGGTCAGGCCGGTCAGCGCGACGCGCAGGCGGTTGCCCGGCGGCTCGTTCATCTGGCCGTACACCATCGCGACCTTGTCGAGGACGTTGGAGTCCTTCATCTCGTGGTAGAAGTCGTTGCCCTCGCGGGTACGCTCGCCCACGCCGGCGAACACGGACAGACCCGAGTGCGCCTTGGCGATGTTGTTGATCAGTTCCATCATGTTGACGGTCTTGCCGACGCCGGCGCCGCCGAACAGGCCGACCTTGCCGCCCTTCGCGAACGGGCACATCAGGTCGATGACCTTGATGCCGGTTTCCAGCAGGTCGTTACCCGAGGACTGGTCCTCGTACGACGGAGCGGCGCGGTGGATTTCCCAATGGTCGGAAGCGGCAACGTCGCCGGCTTCGTCGATCGGGCGACCCAGCACGTCCATGATGCGACCCAGCGTGCCGGCACCGACCGGCACCGAGATGCCCTTGCCGGTGTTGTTGGCCACCAGGTTGCGCTTGAGGCCGTCGGTCGAGCCGAGCGCGATGGTGCGCACGACGCCGTCGCCCAGCTGCTGCTGCACTTCGAGCGTGATCTCGGTGTTGGCGACCTTAAGCGCGTCGTACACCTTCGGCACGGACTCGCGCGGGAACTCGACGTCGACGACGGCGCCGATGATCTGAACGATCTTGCCCTGACTCATTGTGGTTGCTCCGATTAACTTTGTTCGTTTCGGCGGCTTGCGTCGCCTGATTGATGCGTTGGGATTCGTGATTCGGGATTCGGGATTCGTAAAAGCGCGCTGCGCTGCTCTATCGAATCTCCAATCCCGACTCCCGAATCCCGGCTTTGATTACACCGCCGCGGCGCCGCCGACGATTTCCGAGATTTCCTGGGTGATCGCCGCCTGGCGGGCCTTGTTGTAGACCAGGTTCAGCGTGCCGATCAGCTTGGTGGCGTTGTCGGAGGCGGCCTTCATCGCGACCATGCGCGCGGCATGCTCGGAGGCCACGTTCTCCAGCACCGCCTGGTACACCAGCGACTCGACGTAACGGTTGAGCACGTGCTCCAGCACGGCCGCCGCGTCGGGCTCGTAGATGTAGTCCCAGTCGTGCTTGGCGACCTGCGTCTCCGCCGGCGGCAACGGCAGCAGCTGGTCGAACGCCGCGCGCTGCGTCATCGTGTTGACGAAGTCGTTGTAGCAGATGAAGACGCGGTCCAGGTTGCCGGCGCTGTAGCCGTCCAGCATCACCTTGATGACGCCGACCAGCTGTTCCAGCTTCGGCTGGTCGCCCAGGTGCGTGACCGAGCCGACCATGTTGACCTTGATGCGACGGAAGAACACCGACGCCTTCTGGCCGATGGTGACCACGTCGATCTCGACGCCCTGCTCCTGCCACTTGCGGAACTCGCCCAGCAGTTTGCGGAACAGGTTGTTGTTCAGGCCGCCGGCCAGGCCGCGGTCCGACGACACGATGATGTAGCCGACGCGCTTCACGTCCTGGCGCTCGACCAGGTACGGATGCTGGTAGTCGGAATTGGCCTGCGCCAGGTGGCCGATGACCTGCTTCATCACGCGCGCATACGGACGCGAGACCTTCATGCGTTCCTGCGCCTTGCGGATCTTGGAAGCCGAGACCATCTCGAGCGCGCGCGTCACCTTGCGGGTGTTCTGCACGCTCTTGATCTTGGATTTGATTTCGCGTCCGCCTGCCATCTTTTCGCTCGCTTCGCTCGTTCGGGAATGGGGAATCGGGAATGGGGAATCGTCAGGAGCACGTTGCTCTGGCTTCTACGATTCCCGATTCTCCTTATTCGATTCCCGGCTTCACCAAGTACCGGTCTGCTTGAACTCGGCGATGCCCTGCTTGAAGGTCGCCTCGATCTCGTCGTTCCAGTTGCCGGTGCTGTTGATCTTGCTGACCAGCTCGCCCTGGGTGTTGATGAAGTGCGAGTGCAGGCCTTCTTCGAACGACAGGAGCTTGTTGACCGGCACGTCGTCGAGGTAACCCTCGTTGACGGCATAGATCGACAGGGCCTGAAGCGCGATCGGCATCGGCGCGTACTGCTTCTGCTTCATCAGCTCGGTGACGCGCTGACCGCGCTCGAGCTGCTTGCGGGTGGCTTCGTCCAGGTCGGAAGCGAACTGCGCGAACGCAGCCAGCTCACGGTACTGGGCGAGCGAGATGCGGATGCCGCCCGAGAGCTTCTTGATGATCTTGGTCTGGGCCGCACCACCGACGCGCGACACCGAGATACCGGCGTTCACGGCCGGGCGGATGCCGGCGTTGAACAGGTCGGTTTCCAGGAAGATCTGGCCGTCGGTGATCGAGATCACGTTGGTCGGCACGAACGCGGACACGTCGCCGGCCTGCGTTTCGATGATCGGCAGCGCGGTCAGCGAACCGGTCTTGCCCTTCACTTCACCGTTGGTGAACTTCTCGACGTACTCCTCGGACACGCGCGCGGCGCGCTCGAGCAGGCGGCTGTGCAGGTAGAACACGTCGCCCGGATAGGCTTCGCGACCCGGCGGGCGCTTGAGCAGCAGCGAGATCTGGCGGTAGGCGACGGCCTGCTTGGACAGATCGTCGTACACGATCAGCGCGTCTTCGCCGCGGTCCATGAAGAACTCGCCCATCGTGCAGCCGGAGTAGGCGCTGATGTACTGCATCGCGGCCGACTCGGACGCCGTGGCGGCCACGACGATCGTGTGCGCCAGGGCGCCGTTCTCTTCGAGCTTGCGCACGATGTTGGCGACGGTCGAGGCCTTCTGGCCGATCGCCACGTACACGCACTTGATGCCCGTGCCCTTCTGGTTGATCACCGCGTCGATGGCCAGGGCGGTCTTGCCGGTCTGGCGGTCGCCGATGACCAGCTCGCGCTGGCCGCGGCCGATCGGGATCATCGCGTCGACGGTCTTGTAACCGGTCTGCACCGGCTGGTCGACCGACTTGCGCCAGATCACGCCCGGGGCAACGCGCTCCACCGGAGCGGTCTGCGTGGCGGCGATCGGGCCCTTGCCGTCGATCGGCTCGCCCAGCGCGTTCACCACGCGGCCGAGCAGCTCACGGCCGACCGGCACTTCGAGGATGCGGCCGGTGGTCTTGGCGACGTCGCCTTCGCGCAGGTGCTCGTAGTCACCCAGGACCACGGCGCCGACCGAGTCGCGCTCCAGGTTCAGCGCGAGCGCGTAGGTGCTGTTCGGCAGCTCGATCATTTCGCCCTGCATCACGTCGGCCAGGCCGTAGATGCGCACGATGCCGTCCGACACCGACGTCACGGTGCCTTCGTTGCGCGCTTCGGCGGTCAGCTTGACCTTCTCGATGCGGGTCTTGATCAGTTCACTGATTTCGGACGGGTTGAGCGTGGTGGTTGCCATGGGTGAGTCCCTTGATCCGGCATTACCCGGAATTTGCAGATGAATTCGTTATTGCGAGAGCGTCGACTGCAGGCGTTCGAGCTTGCCCTTCAGCGAGCCATCGATGACCACGTCGCCCGCGTCGATCACGGCGCCGCCGATCAGCGAGGCATCGACCGCCGTCTCGATCTCGACCTCGCGGCCGAAGCGCTTCTTCAGCGCGGCCTTGATGGCCTCGAGTTCGGCGCCGGGCAGTTCGCTGGCGGCGGTGACGCGCGCCTTGACCACGCGCTCGGCTTCGGCGCGCAGGTCTTCGAACAGGCCGGTGATTTCCGGCAACAGCGCCAGACGGCGGTTGTCGGCCAGCAGGCCGAGGAAGCGCGTGAACGCTTCATCGGCACCGTCCGGCGCGAGCAGGCCAACGGCGTCGGCCGGGTTCAGCAGCGGATGTCCGAGCAGCGCCTGGGCCTGCGGATCGGCGGCCACGCGCGAAGCGAAGGCGAGCGCCTGCGACCACGCAGCGGTGCGACCGCCCTCGCGCGAAAGCGCGAAGGCGGCACGGGCGTACGGACGGGCGAGGGTCAAGGCCTGGGTCATTTCAGATCATTCCGCTCGAGCGAGCCTGGTAGATGCCGCGTACAGATCAAAGCTGGGCTGCCAGCTCATCGAGCAGCGCCTTGTGGGCGTTGGCATCGATTTCGCGCTTTAGCAGCTTTTCGGCGCCGGTCACGGCCAGCGTGGAGACCTGCTTGCGCAGTTCCTCGCGGGCGCGGTTGGACGCCGCGGCGATTTCGGCTTCGGCCGCCGCCTTCTGGCGGTTGGCTTCGCCGACCGCATCGTTCTTGGCCTGGTCGATGATCTGATTGGCGCGCTGGTGCGCCTGCTCGATGATCTCGTTGGCCTTGGTACGCGCGGCACGCAGCTCGGCATCGACGCTCTGCTGGGCCTGTGCGAGGTTCTTCTGGCTCTGCTCGGCAGCGGCCAGACCCTCGGCAATCTTTTGTTGACGTTCTTCGATCGCCTTGTTCAGCGGCGGCCAAATGAACTTCATCGTGAACCAGATAAGCACGATGAACGTGATCATCTGGCCGAAGAAGGTCATGTTGAGATTCATGACAGCTCCGATGGAACTTTTTTCTGTCGAGCGGTTACGCCCGGGAGAGCCGTCCGCATGGCGGACGGCTCAGCAAGACCGTGCAGCCTGATTAGGCGCCAGCAGCCTGCGTCAGCGCGCCCAGCAGCGGGTTGCCGAAGGCGAACAGCAGGCCGACGGCCAGCGCGATGATGAACGCCGCGTCGATCAGGCCCGCCAGCAGGAACATGCGGCCCTGCAGCATCGGAACCAGCTCCGGCTGACGGGCAGCCGACTCAAGGAACTTCGAGCCCATCAGCGCGATGCCGAGGCACGCGCCGATCGCGCCGAGGCCGACCATCATGCCGATCGCGATAGCGGTCAGGCCCTGCACACTGGCGATGAATTCCATGGTTTTCTCCTACTGAAACGTTTTGGTTTGGACTAACGGGAAGGTGAAGCGGAAGGTGAAGCGGAATCAGTGACTCTCGTACGCGCCGGCGATGTAGACGACGGTGAGGATCATGAAGATGAAGGCCTGCAGCAGCACGATCAGGATGTGGAACAGCGCCCAGGCGATGTTGAACACCACGCCCGGCACGAACATCAGCAGACTGCCGCCCAGCAGGCCGGCGATCAGCATGAAGACCAGCTCGCCGCCGTACATGTTGCCGAACAGTCGCATTGCCAGGCTGACCGGCTTGACGAGGTATTCGATGACGTTGAGGCCGAGGTTCGCCGGGGCCAGCGCGATCTTGGCGCCGGCACTGTGCGCGTGGAACGGCGCGGTCAGCAGTTCCTTGCCGAAGCCGAAGCCGCCCTTGGCCTTGATCGAATGACCCAGGATGAGGAAGAACACCACCACCGACAGGGCGAGCGTGGTGTTGAGATCGGCCGTCGGAACCCAGCGGAAGTAGGTGTGGTGCGCAGCCTCCGCGCCGGCGGCCAGCTTGACGGCCGTGTACGGCGCATCCAGCGGCAGCAGGTCCATCGCGTTCATCAGCACGACCCACATGAAGATCGTCAGCGCCAGCGGCGTGATCGAACGACGGTCGCCGTGGAAGCTGTCCTTCACCTGGCCGTCGATGAACTCCAGGATGAGTTCGACGAAGGCCTGGCCCTTGGACGGCACACCTGCAGTGGCCTTGCGCGCGAAGAACGCGAACCAGGCGATGAAGATGAGACCCAGCACCAGCGACACCGCCCAGGTGTCGATATGGAACGCACCGCCGAACAGATCGATCGTGTTCTGCTGGAGGTGATGCTGGATGTATTCGTTCAGGCCGCCCGAACCGGTCTGTTCGCTCACGAAAGACACCTTATCGTTTCAAAAGATTGGCCAGCACGAATGCAAGCGTCGCCGCAAGCACTCCCACCAGCATCGGCAATGGCGGCAGCTTGAACCCGGCCAGGCCGAGCGTTAAAACTGCAAACACCACCACCCACTTCAACATCACCCCGGCCAGAAGCCGCCCCATCGCCATGCCGGCCGGCTGGATGCCGCCGCCCAAGGCCAATAGGGCCGCCACCACCCCACCCGCAACGATCGCGCCACCGCCGACCGCCGCCGCCAGCGCCTGAGGCGCCCCGAGGGGGAGGAAGGCCAGCGCGACCAGCGCTGCCGCGCCGGCCTGCCAGGCAGTCGCGCGCGACGCCAGCCGGCGACCTGCGGACAAGGGATCGTGCACGCGGGACTCGTCGGTCTGGGGCAGGCGCAAAGCGCCCGGTAGAGCCGCAAAAGTATAAAGGGAGCCTTAAGTCCGGGCAACCGGCAGGGGTCACGGTTAGCCGATTCAGGGCGTGCCCGCAGTTTTGGAGGCTTCCGGAAAGAAGTTTCTGACGATAGACGCAAGCTATCGAGCAAGCCGGAACATTCGATTGGACCCGCCAGGTCGAGTCTCCATAATGAGAACCACTCTCACTTGAGGACTCCGCCATGGCCAAGACCTTCAGCTTCGCCGCCGTCCATTTCAGCGTCGCCTTCACGATCGGCTACCTGATGACCGGCAGCGTATGGGTCGGCGGCGCCCTCGCCCTGGTCGAACCGGCCTGCAACACCGTCGCGTTCCATTTCCACGAGAAGGTGTGGAAGCGCATCGAGGCGCGGCGCCAGCGCGGGCTCCCGGGCCAGGACACGGTCACCGCCTGATTTTCGCCGCGAAGGCACGGAACCTTTCGGCGAACCGCCGGTCCCACCTCACGATCGCCCACCGACGCTTACCTCCTCGTCAACGGTTGTCGTGTTGGGCACTCCGAAGCCCCGGCGCATGCCGGGGCTTCTCCTTTTGCTCGATCCGATCGCACGCACCGCACTCGCGCACAGCGCAGTCGAGTTCACGACATCGCAAACGAAAACAGGCGCGGGGATCCGCGCCTGTTCCGTTCGTGCCGCGCGAAGCGGACGACTTACTTCTTCTTCGGAATGTAAAGGTCCGTGATCGTGCCCTCGTACACCTCGGCGGCCATTGCCACGGTCTCGCTGAGGGTCGGGTGCGGGTGGATCGTGTGGCCGATGTCGCCCGCTTCGGCGCCCATCTCGATGGCCAGCGCCACTTCGCTGATCAGGTCGCCCGCGTGCACGCCGACGATACCGCCGCCGATGATGCGGTGCGTCTTCTCGTCGAAGATGAGCTTGGTCGTGCCTTCGCCGCGGCCGATGCCGACCGCACGCGCGGAGGCCGCCCACGGGAACTTGCCCACGCCCACGTGCAGGCCCTTGGCCTTGGCTTCGGTTTCGGTGACACCGACCCAGGCGATTTCCGGATCGGTGTAGGCCACCGACGGCACCACGCGCGCAACCCACTCACGCTTCTCGCCCGCCGCAACTTCCGCCGCCAGCTTGCCTTCGTGCGTGGCCTTGTGCGCCAGCATCGGCTGGCCGACGAGGTCGCCGATGGCGAAGATGTGCGGGACGTTGGTGCGCATCTGGCGATCGACCGGAATGAAGCCGCGCTCGGTCACCTGCACGCCGGCCTTGTCGGCGTCGAGCTTGTTGCCGTTCGGCGCGCGACCCACGGCGACCAGCACGCGATCCCACGTGCCTGCCTCCAGGCCCGGCGTGGCGCCGGCTTCGGCAGCCTCGAACGCAACTCGGATGCCGTCCTTCGCCGCTTCGACCTTCGCCGCCTTGGTCTTCAGGTGCACCACGACGCCCTGCTTCTTCAGGCGATCGGCCAGCGGCTTCACCAGGTCCTTGTCGGCGCCCGGCATCAGTTGGTCCATGAACTCCACGACCGTGACTTCGCTGCCCAGCGCCTTGAACACCGTCGCCATTTCCAGGCCGATGATGCCGCCGCCGACGACGAGGAGCTTCTTCGGAATCTCCGCCAGTTCCAGCGCGTCGGTGGAATCCATCACGCGCGGGTCGTCCCACGGGAAGTTCGGCAGCTTCACCGCCTGCGAACCGGCCGCGATGATGCACTGCTCGAAGCGCAGCAGCGTCGTCTTGCCGTCGTCGCCGGCGATCTCCAGCTCGTTGGGCGAAACGAATCGACCAACGCCTTGTACGGTGCGCACCTTGCGCTGCTTGGCCATGCCCGCCAGGCCCTTGGTGAACTGGTTGACGACCTTGTTCTGTTTGAAGTCGCGCAGCTTGTCGAGGTCGATCTTCGGCTTGTCGAAGCTGATGCCGATGTCGGACGAATGCGCGGCTTCCTCGATCAGCGCCGCCGCGTGCAGCAGCGCCTTGGACGGAATGCAGCCCACGTTGAGGCAGACGCCGCCGAGGCTGGCGTAACGCTCCACGAGCACCGTGTCGAGGCCGAGGTCGGCCGCGCGGAACGCGGCGGTGTAACCACCGGGGCCGGAACCGAGCACGACGATGCGGCATTCCACGTCGGCCTTGCGACCGGTGCCGAGCGCAGGCTTGGGCGCTTCGCTGGCCGGTGCGGCGGGCGACGGCGCGACCGGCGGCTTCGCCGTTTCCGGCGCAGGCGCGGCGGCCGGCGCGGGCGGCTGCGCCTTGGGCGCGGCGGCTTCGCCGGCGCCTTCCAGGATCGCGATCACGGCGCCTTCGGCCACCTTGTCGCCGATCTTCACCTTGATTTCCTTCACCACGCCGTCGGCCGACGAAGGCACTTCCATCGTCGCCTTGTCCGATTCCAGCGTGACCAGGCCCTGGTCCTTCTTCACCGTGTCGCCGACGGCGACCAGCAATTCGATCACCGGTACGCCGTCGTAGTCGCCGATGTCCGGCACCTTGACTTCAATGGTCGCCATTGTGGGGTTCTCCTGCAGCTCAGCCGGTGGCGCCGGCGAGCGTCTGTTCCAGTTTGTCCAGCGATTCTTCGAGTTCGCGCCAACGCTTGAAGCGCTTCTCGTCGCTGGCATCGGTCGCCTCGATCATCAGGCCGACCTGCTCCATCATTTCCGCGACCGGGCCGCAGCCGGGCTGCAATCCGCTCACGCGCAGCGGTTGGCCCGCGGCGGTGTCGTCCACGACGAAGAGCAGCACTTCGCCTTCGTGGAAGTCGGCGTTGCGATCGGCCGGAACCTGTGCGTTCAGTGCGCGCTGCCAATCGGCGAGCACGCGACGCGCGAGCGCTGCCGGCATCGGCACTTCCACCACGTCGGGTTGCTGGCCCACGCGCAGTTCGCGCTTGCCGCCGCTCCACACGGCGACGCGTTCATCGGCTTCGGTGAAACGCAGGCGCCAATCGCCCTCGCCTTCGCCCGCGAACAGCTGCACGCCGCTCTCGACGCTGCGCGCCGGCAGGCGCGTCAGGCTGAGCACGGGCTTGTTGCCGGCGAAGAACAACTGCTCCACGGCGGAGCCGTAGTTCTCCGTCGCCGGCGGCCAGCCGCGGCCGAGGTCGACCTTGCACGCATCGTCGGCACGCGCGACGGGCGCGGCCACCAGCTGTGCCGCGAGCACTGCCGCGGCCAGGCCCAGCGCGCGCCGCGTCACAGCAGCACGCGCCGCATGTCGGCCAGCAACTGCGCCAGGTGCGCGGTGAAACGCGCGGCCGCGGCGCCGTCGATGACGCGGTGGTCGTAGCTCAGCGACAGCGGCAGGATCAGGCGCGGCGCGAACTGCTTGCCGTCCCACACCGGACGGATCGCCGACTTGGACACGCCAAGGATCGCGACTTCCGGTGCATTCACGATCGGCGTGAACTTGGTGCCGCCGATGCCGCCCAGCGAGCTGATCGAGAAGCAGCCGCCGGTCATGTCGGCCGGGCCGAGCTTGCCGTCGCGCGCCTTCTTCGCCAACTCCGAGGTTTCCTGCGCGATCTGCATCACGCCCTTCTTGTCCACATCGCGCACGACCGGCACGACCAGCCCGTTGGGCGTGTCGGCGGCGAAGCCGATGTGGAAGTACTTCTTCAGCACCAGATTCTCGCCGGTGGCGTCGAGGGAGGCGTTGAAGTTCGGGAACTTCTGCATCGCCGCGACCGAGGCCTTCATCAGGAAGGCGAGCATCGTGAGCTTCACGCCGCCCGCTCCAGAAGAGCGCGCTTCGTTTTCCTTGTTGAGCGCGACGCGCAGCTCTTCCAGGTCGGTGATGTCGGCATCGTCGTGCTGCGTGACGTGCGGGATCATCGCCCAGTTGCGCGCGAGGTTGGCGCCCGACAGCTTCTGGATGCGCGACAGCGCCTTGGTTTCGATCTCGCCGAACTTGGCGAAGTCCACCTTCGGCCACGGCAGCAGGTTGAGACCGCCGCCACCGGCGACCGGTGCAGCGCCGGCGGGCGCGGCCACGCCGCCTTCCATCACCGACTTGACGAACTTCTGCACGTCGTCCTTGGCGATACGGCCACCGCGCTCGCTGCCCGTCACCTGCGACAGGTCCACGCCGAGCTCGCGCGCGAACAGGCGCACCGCCGGGCTGGCGTAGGGCACCTTGTCGGGCATCAGTTCGGAGGAATCGAACGACACCGGCGGCGTGCGCGGCGGCATCGCCTCCGGATCGGTGCCGGGACGCGAAGCGTCGATGGATGCCTGCGCGATGCGGTCGGCCTGCTGCGGCACGACCACCGGTTCGACCTTGCTGCCGGTCTCCGCGGCGCGGACCTGCTGCG encodes:
- a CDS encoding GtrA family protein, producing MRRWFSGSPLVRQGSSYLVIGLLQLLVDWAMFVSLSAMGLAVEPANVLGRVSGAVLGFWLNGRVTFAGEDTKVGRRQFARFLTMWIATTVVSTWSLGHVDDTVGLQWAWVAKPAIELVLASVGFVLSRHWVYRR
- a CDS encoding F0F1 ATP synthase subunit epsilon; protein product: MASTIRCDIVSAEQEIFHGEAELVVATGEIGELGIAPKHAPLITRLKPGKVVVTLPGGEQLDFAISGGILEVQPTVVTVLADTAVRAQDIDEAAVRAAKEEAERILSKKDPKMSMEEAQSQLAMSIAQLSALERLRKNMKH
- the atpD gene encoding F0F1 ATP synthase subunit beta, which translates into the protein MSQGKIVQIIGAVVDVEFPRESVPKVYDALKVANTEITLEVQQQLGDGVVRTIALGSTDGLKRNLVANNTGKGISVPVGAGTLGRIMDVLGRPIDEAGDVAASDHWEIHRAAPSYEDQSSGNDLLETGIKVIDLMCPFAKGGKVGLFGGAGVGKTVNMMELINNIAKAHSGLSVFAGVGERTREGNDFYHEMKDSNVLDKVAMVYGQMNEPPGNRLRVALTGLTMAEYFRDEKDASGKGRDVLLFVDNIYRYTLAGTEVSALLGRMPSAVGYQPTLAEEMGVLQERITSTKTGSITSIQAVYVPADDLTDPSPATTFAHLDATVVLSRNIASLGIYPAVDPLDSTSRQLDPNVIGHEHYDVARKVQSTLQKYKELKDIIAILGMDELSEEDKQAVSRARKIERFFSQPFHVAEVFTGSPGKYVALKDTIRGFKGIVEGEYDHLPEQAFYMVGGIEEAVEKAKKITG
- the atpG gene encoding F0F1 ATP synthase subunit gamma, which encodes MAGGREIKSKIKSVQNTRKVTRALEMVSASKIRKAQERMKVSRPYARVMKQVIGHLAQANSDYQHPYLVERQDVKRVGYIIVSSDRGLAGGLNNNLFRKLLGEFRKWQEQGVEIDVVTIGQKASVFFRRIKVNMVGSVTHLGDQPKLEQLVGVIKVMLDGYSAGNLDRVFICYNDFVNTMTQRAAFDQLLPLPPAETQVAKHDWDYIYEPDAAAVLEHVLNRYVESLVYQAVLENVASEHAARMVAMKAASDNATKLIGTLNLVYNKARQAAITQEISEIVGGAAAV
- the atpA gene encoding F0F1 ATP synthase subunit alpha, which translates into the protein MATTTLNPSEISELIKTRIEKVKLTAEARNEGTVTSVSDGIVRIYGLADVMQGEMIELPNSTYALALNLERDSVGAVVLGDYEHLREGDVAKTTGRILEVPVGRELLGRVVNALGEPIDGKGPIAATQTAPVERVAPGVIWRKSVDQPVQTGYKTVDAMIPIGRGQRELVIGDRQTGKTALAIDAVINQKGTGIKCVYVAIGQKASTVANIVRKLEENGALAHTIVVAATASESAAMQYISAYSGCTMGEFFMDRGEDALIVYDDLSKQAVAYRQISLLLKRPPGREAYPGDVFYLHSRLLERAARVSEEYVEKFTNGEVKGKTGSLTALPIIETQAGDVSAFVPTNVISITDGQIFLETDLFNAGIRPAVNAGISVSRVGGAAQTKIIKKLSGGIRISLAQYRELAAFAQFASDLDEATRKQLERGQRVTELMKQKQYAPMPIALQALSIYAVNEGYLDDVPVNKLLSFEEGLHSHFINTQGELVSKINSTGNWNDEIEATFKQGIAEFKQTGTW
- a CDS encoding F0F1 ATP synthase subunit delta — encoded protein: MTQALTLARPYARAAFALSREGGRTAAWSQALAFASRVAADPQAQALLGHPLLNPADAVGLLAPDGADEAFTRFLGLLADNRRLALLPEITGLFEDLRAEAERVVKARVTAASELPGAELEAIKAALKKRFGREVEIETAVDASLIGGAVIDAGDVVIDGSLKGKLERLQSTLSQ
- a CDS encoding F0F1 ATP synthase subunit B; this translates as MNLNMTFFGQMITFIVLIWFTMKFIWPPLNKAIEERQQKIAEGLAAAEQSQKNLAQAQQSVDAELRAARTKANEIIEQAHQRANQIIDQAKNDAVGEANRQKAAAEAEIAAASNRAREELRKQVSTLAVTGAEKLLKREIDANAHKALLDELAAQL
- the atpE gene encoding F0F1 ATP synthase subunit C, whose protein sequence is MEFIASVQGLTAIAIGMMVGLGAIGACLGIALMGSKFLESAARQPELVPMLQGRMFLLAGLIDAAFIIALAVGLLFAFGNPLLGALTQAAGA
- the atpB gene encoding F0F1 ATP synthase subunit A; this translates as MSEQTGSGGLNEYIQHHLQQNTIDLFGGAFHIDTWAVSLVLGLIFIAWFAFFARKATAGVPSKGQAFVELILEFIDGQVKDSFHGDRRSITPLALTIFMWVVLMNAMDLLPLDAPYTAVKLAAGAEAAHHTYFRWVPTADLNTTLALSVVVFFLILGHSIKAKGGFGFGKELLTAPFHAHSAGAKIALAPANLGLNVIEYLVKPVSLAMRLFGNMYGGELVFMLIAGLLGGSLLMFVPGVVFNIAWALFHILIVLLQAFIFMILTVVYIAGAYESH
- a CDS encoding DUF2061 domain-containing protein gives rise to the protein MAKTFSFAAVHFSVAFTIGYLMTGSVWVGGALALVEPACNTVAFHFHEKVWKRIEARRQRGLPGQDTVTA
- the lpdA gene encoding dihydrolipoyl dehydrogenase, with the protein product MATIEVKVPDIGDYDGVPVIELLVAVGDTVKKDQGLVTLESDKATMEVPSSADGVVKEIKVKIGDKVAEGAVIAILEGAGEAAAPKAQPPAPAAAPAPETAKPPVAPSPAAPASEAPKPALGTGRKADVECRIVVLGSGPGGYTAAFRAADLGLDTVLVERYASLGGVCLNVGCIPSKALLHAAALIEEAAHSSDIGISFDKPKIDLDKLRDFKQNKVVNQFTKGLAGMAKQRKVRTVQGVGRFVSPNELEIAGDDGKTTLLRFEQCIIAAGSQAVKLPNFPWDDPRVMDSTDALELAEIPKKLLVVGGGIIGLEMATVFKALGSEVTVVEFMDQLMPGADKDLVKPLADRLKKQGVVVHLKTKAAKVEAAKDGIRVAFEAAEAGATPGLEAGTWDRVLVAVGRAPNGNKLDADKAGVQVTERGFIPVDRQMRTNVPHIFAIGDLVGQPMLAHKATHEGKLAAEVAAGEKREWVARVVPSVAYTDPEIAWVGVTETEAKAKGLHVGVGKFPWAASARAVGIGRGEGTTKLIFDEKTHRIIGGGIVGVHAGDLISEVALAIEMGAEAGDIGHTIHPHPTLSETVAMAAEVYEGTITDLYIPKKK